The Arachis ipaensis cultivar K30076 chromosome B05, Araip1.1, whole genome shotgun sequence nucleotide sequence GGAGTTGATGAGAGCGAGTTGTGAAGGGTCAGAGTTTAACAGAGAAGAGATTGTAGAGACAGAACTGTAGAGTGGTTGGGATCTGAATGTGAGGTAAGCTTGGCAACTGTGGTTTAAACCGTTGCAAGTGTAGCCTCGGATTGATTTTGCGTTACCCCTTCGAGGACATGCTACTGTCCCTAAACCAATGTAAGGTTGCTGTCCCTTTATCAGAGACAAGttggtgatggtgatgatgatgatgaagagaaaAAAGAGACGCATTATTGCAGAGGACTTGAATTGAAGGAAGGACACAAATTGAGGAGATAGATAGTTGCAGAGACTGGAGAGGAGAGGATTAATTGAGTAGTGTTTGGTTAGTGTTTTTCTTGTTCAAATACAATGAAATCACTCTGTCTCAAAAATTTATGCAGATGAAAAAAGACAATATatagttatatttttaatattcttCTTTAATTAaggatttttttgaatttgttttatttttgtataatttttttatttatcttatattatttttttactttagaaTTCATCAATAATTAAATTCTAGACCTTTCAGACATAGAATTCTGATACTATATTATGAAATTACTCATTCTAAAAAAATTTCGTTTGAATTTGTTTGAATTTTGtgtagtttttttatttattttatactattttttttattttggagttCACCATAAATCGAACTCTAGACTTTTTGATATAGAACTTTGATACTATATCATAAAATTACTtctcttaaaattttaaattgaagaagagataatataaataattatatttttaacaaaaaattattattttaattatttgattCAATAATGGTCATAGTTTAAAAGGAACACAACTTCGGAGAAGATACATTTAGTCTAGTGATAGCTTCTTGAGGTTGAATAAGAGGTTAAAATATTCTGCATCTGGTTGAATTTAGGCATTGTTTATGACCAGATATCATCATTCGGATACATATGTATCTCAAATTCTCAATGCATGCTTGCATTGCAAGTCTTCTCGTTTACTTGACTCTATGCCTTATCACTTTGTAGGATTAAGGATTATTATTCTATTCAAACTAAATAAACACTCTGTTATACACGAAAACTTATGTCTTTTGTGATATAGGTCGAGGTTCAAATAATTTAATCTTAATCATATTTACAATGATGCAACATTGTATATATCATATGAAAAAATGTGTAATTGATTGGCGGTGCAGTAAACAACTAAGTGCTGGAGCTTGATTAGTAACTATAGTTCAATAAATAACTATAGTAGTGGacattaattattaattactGCACAACTCAAACGAGTGTACCTCATCATACTTCAAACGAATTTTGTTATTGAGACGTCCATATCGAAATTTTATTTCATTAACCAAATCGGAGGTCACATTTCAGTTACATACTTTTCatccaacaaataaaataatataatcacTTCATTTCATAACTACTCTAGAAAACGATACTAAAAGGAATCCAAGTCAACACGCTACATCGGAATTTAGAGGAGTGTTTTTAGTTTATCCAtgtaaaaaaagaaacaaatatgTAGCTTCCATTTAAAAAAGAGACaagaattgaaaaataaatattaagaGANNNNNNNNNNNNNNNNNNNNNNNNNNNNNNNNNNNNNNNNNNNNNNNNNNNNNNNNNNNNNNNNNNNNNNNNNNNNNNNNNNNNNNNNNNNNNNNNNNNNNNNNNNNNNNNNNNNNNNNNNNNNNNNNNNNNNNNNNNNNNNNNNNNNNNNNNNNNNNNNNNNNNNNNNNNNNNNNNNNNNNNNNNNNNNNNNNNNNNNNNNNNNNNNNNNNNNNNNNNNNNNNNNNNNNNNNNNNNNNNNNNNNNNNNNNNNNNNNNNNNNNNNNNNNNNNNNNNNNNNNNNNNNNNNNNNNNNNNNNNNNNNNNNNNNNNNNNNNNNNNNNNNNNNNNNNNNNNNNNNNNNNNNNNNNNNNNNNNNNNNNNNNNNNNNNNNNNNNNNNNNNNNNNNNNNNNNNNNNNNNNNNNNNNNNNNNNNNNNNNNNNNNNNNNNNNNNNNNNNNNNNNNNNNNNNNNNNNNNNNNNNNNNNNNNNNNNNNNNNNNNNNNNNNNNNNNNNNNNNNNNNNNNNNNNNNNNNNNNNNNNNNNNNNNNNNNNNNNNNNNNNNNNNNNNNNNNNNNNNNNNNNNNNNNNNNNNNNNNNNNNNNNNNNNNNNNNNNNNNNNNNNNNNNNNNNNNNNNNNNNNNNNNNNNNNNNNNNNNNNNNNNNNNNNNNNNNNNNNNNNNNNNNNNNNNNNNNNNNNNNNNNNNNNNNNNNNNNNNNNNNNNNNNNNNNNNNNNNNNNNNNNNNNNNNNNNNNNNNNNNNNNNNNNNNNNNNNNNNNNNNNNNNNNNNNNNNNNNNNNNNNNNNNNNNNNNNNNNNNNNNNNNNNNNNNNNNNNNNNNNNNNNNNNNNNNNNNNNNNNNNNNNNNNNNNNNNNNNNNNNNNNNNNNNNNNNNNNNNNNNNNNNNNNNNNNNNNNNNNNNNNNNNNNNNNNNNNNNNNNNNNNNNNNNNNNNNNNNNNNNNNNNNNNNNNNNNNNNNNNNNNNNNNNNNNNNNNNNNNNTGTTATTTTATTGGAGATATCTTGTAAAGAACATATAATAGTTCTCCAACACTATTTATTCCATATTAAAATTCAAACTAATCTAATATGTTAATGAATCATCCTAGCTATTTATTAATATTTGTGCCACTTCGAAGCAAATTCCCTGTGAGCATGATTTTATATATGTTTTTAAGTGAAAAAATCGTGAGTGAGGAAGGGCAACACTACAACATTATCTATTTGTCAACCGGTCAACTGGTCAACTTCATTGCAAAGTCGTTAATTAAGTCGTGTAAAAAAAACTGAAATTAAGACTTACAAACAAGATTCGATTTACTCATGCAAAATTAATAATGggtggatgttcaattcattaggtgtgCAGATAGTTATCCTAATGTTAGGATTTAGAGGATAATTTGAGAATGaagtgttttttttattttattgagtcAATTCTAGAactcattgttcacattgttcatGAAAATCATTGTCTACTTAgcaaaatccttttttttttctaatacttttactactaaaaatggaaaagtataagtagacaatgaaaatagtAAACAATATGAATAATAGATGTATCGGATGTTTAATTCACTAGGTATGCGGATGGTTatcttaatattaagatttaggtgagtaatttagagtgtagtgtgtttttactttattgggcCAATTTTAGAatccattattcacattgttcacaaaaaccattgtctacctaacaaaatctattaaaattttatcaaacacaataCTAAGACTtagtttgataaaattttttgaagagaTACTTGTACTTTAACTTTTAAAAATACAAACTCTTCATTTTGTGTTTAGTAAATAAAAAGgaccatatttttatatttatagctTTTAAAAGATCGAAATACTTTTGAAAGTATCTAaggtaaaatttttcaaaattaatttgtaatttttaaaatttaaaagtctaatataattttatatattaactaatttttaaatttaacgcttaaatttatgtcttttataatatttaattatgtCTAAATTCTAATCTCTCGTTCTCACGCTACCTCAGTTCACACTTGAATGATTGATATGTAGTAAAGTTCACAGCGGTACGTATACTACACTTAGGTTCTTGGCTTCATAGTCAAAATCAATAACAGTACTTAAAAAACGTAAGAGAATGCGACAACCATTCCATCCAATTTGTCAAAGAGACGCGTATGTATAAATACACCGCAATAATATACCTTGGGAGCTTGCAAGTATGGCTTTCCGCGTTCCATCCACTTTCGCTGTTTCGCATAGCATGCAATTCGCACATATTTATGATgcatttagtttttaaaataagACAAAATAAAACACTACAAATAAAACACAAAGAACAAGATACATCTATGCATTTGGTTCTCATAATTGAGTCGAGCAATACTATTTTTATTGCCTTCtcctaaaagtaaaaatatattgAGCTGAACTAAACTTTAGCTTTAACAAATTTAATCTATATTATAAATAGGTAATTTAAGTCTaactatattattttttatgtgtttttctttTCGAATTTAAATCCAACTTGTTTAAAGTTAAATAATTTGACGAGTGTTAATAGTTGAAAGTTTAAGataagaataatttatttttataaaaaaatattttgacgaGTCGGTCCAACCAACTttgtagaattttttttaaactacaatttaattttttaactaataaattTTACAAAAAACTCAAACTTgacttatataataaaataagccGAGTCACGAACCTTTGTCGAATAGCCCGACACACTTTCACTCCTATCTTCTACAAAATGGATGTTTTTGTAGTACATTTAAAGTATATCTCGTTACATTAAGGAGAGAGATGTCGTCCTGTCTATTTCATAAAAAAAGTATACACCAGACTCCAATAAATATTAGACGGGATAAATATTTGTAAAAAGTGCTTCGATGCTAAGttaacaataatttaaaaaaaaatgagagtGACTTAAATGAGTATTAgatttttaaatatcttttattttctattttatttacctTATATATAGACTATCATCTAATGGTATAATCATTATGTGGTGTAATTCAGTTTTTAAATTATATGTAACAATTTCAATAACAACTACTAAATATAATGTTGATTTTTTCAATTGATCTTTGATTGATTCTTTGAGATATTAGTAAATACATGTGTAAAGATCAGTGATATTATGCTAGAAGTTTTAAAGTTTATTTTGACTATTtccataaattataaaatataaccGACGAATTATAAATATAACGATCAAATTATGCGTAATAATATTAGTGGTAGTTATTTATAAATCATAAAAATTCTAATACTTTTTTTCAACTTAATCTTCGaattatagatttttttttttttttactaaagatatgagactcgaatccacaaccttttaattgagtatggagagactatactATTTGAACTATTACTCACTGGCATCTTCGAATTATAGGTTGTGATGGCCAAATTACAACGCCTATATTAGGATGAAATACCTAAAGCAATAttataaacaagaaaaatatttctaaagCCTTTCCGGAGCTAGCTAAGACTTATTATATATGGCCCAACTTGGCAAACTATTTCGGTTAGGCCACAAGAACACTTTAATTTGCCATTGCtccaagtccaaaaaaaaaaattgccatTGCTAAATTACCTGTCAGGCAGTCCATGGTTTGCTCCCTTATAGCAGTTGGGCAACTATTTAAAAGAAAAGGAAATCACAATTCAGATCCCAAAACAATGAGGCATTGTCATTGATccttaatatatttaatataaaaattatgctaggtaaccaataatttttttgattaatataaataattactaattaaataaaaacacactacacttTTAAATTATccatctaaatcttaatattagaataaccattcgTACACTTTATGAAATGAACATTTGATATAtctattattcatattatttagtattttcattgttacctatacttttcctttaatATAATCAGTTAAAAAAGTGGGTCTAATCACTTTATAGCATTAAGTAATTGAGTACATTTCTCTTCCGTAATATATGTAAATTATAAGGTACTTATAAATTAGTCCTCAATTCATCATAACTCACAAGGCTCATTGAATACATTTCAGAGAGGAATTCAGCAAATAGATTTGTTGTTGGTAATGTGAGGTAAATTACAGAGAGTAATTTAGCAAATAGATTTTTTGTTGGTGCATCGTAGTACGCCAGAGGATTTTGTCAAAAATCTAACAGACTTAGCATCAAGAACCTTAAAACGTTGTTCCTCACTATAATTGGGTTTTGGCACACGTCCTCCTTCTGTTGCCGTGAAAGACGCTCCATTTTCAAAAACATCCCCTACTGAATGGAATTCCCATCTGTCCCCATTTTCGTTACTGCCTTTTCTCCATGTCACCTGCACTTACAACACACAGTAATTTATTATTGCTTATCTtgtaaattgaattgaacttACTAGAACTAATTATTTACCTCCTTGTTCCCGGATTTGGGTGCTATGAAGAGGTTAGATTGGCTTTTGAGACTGGGTTCTTTGCTTCCACCAATAGCATATTGCATCCATCCCTGGTAAAGATTGTTCGCTACATGTGCATATCCATGacggatcctattttattacaaATTAATTAATCGATATGatcttatatattttatatatatatatattattcatcTTATTAATTATGTACTTAATTACCTTGGCATGCGTTGGTTGCAATTCGGTCCAAAATGATTGTAGACAACGGTAACTTTCATGTTCCGGTCTCTAATATATCCATCGTCATGGCCAAGAAGCATAACCTTATCTTGGTTTCGGAACCAGTTGTTAGAGATAGTGACATCAGTGGAACCTCGTGTAACATCAAGAAGACCATCTTCGCAATCATGAAGTGTATTATGATCAATCCAAATCTTTGAGGCAGTGACTAGTCTGATTGCATCGCCATCAACTTGACCCAATGAAATTACCTTTCCATTTGGACCCACCACCAACCCAGGAGCTTGTGATTTACAATGATGGATTCGAATGCTGTGGATTATTACATTCGTTGCCTTcgaaaaaacacaaaataattaattaagccTTGATGAATGCATGTCAATTAAATTAATGGCTGGCTTTGGTTGGTTAATTACCTTAAAGATCATGAAGCATGCATTATTAGCAACGTGGACATTGGTGCCACGACCATCAATGGCGGTAAAGCTACTAATGAGAAGGGGTTTGGCCAATGTGATTTTCATGTCGCTTTTAAATGTAATCCAAACTTTTTGTTGAATCATAGAAGCTCCATATCGCAAGGTACCAGGCTTAGGGTTTATGGGGTCATCACTAGGGTCAGTAACTTCATAATAGACGAGGTCATTGCCAATGTTGTTCATCATCTTGCCCGCATAGCCAATGGAGCAGTTGGCGAGTTGCGATCGATGGCTCCTCCATTGGGGATTCAATCTCCAACATTGATCAATCACATTCATTTTCATGCCAGTTATTTTGGATTGCTTGGCGCAAGAAATAGGGTTTGCAGTGAAAAGGGTGGCAATCACAATGGCCAAAAGGATAGTAGCCATGTTGATTGTGTGTTGGATATAATGAATATGTTTAGGAGAAGGAGAAGTAGGGAATATCTTAAAATGTTTGCTAGTTTTATTTGGAGTAGTACATATAGTAGCATAAGgaattgattatatatataagtTAGGGTGGTGAGGAATTGCTCCAAGTTTGTTGAAGCTGTTGTGCGAAGCAACGGCCAAAGGAATGTCGGATGTGAGAGACAGAGCCATGAATAGTAATTGGGGAAGGTCAGGCTCGCCTAACTAGGTATTATAGTGTAAATTAGCTACGCTTAACTTCAATTACCACTGTTAGCTAAATTTGAGCAATAACGAACTATGTTAATGGAATTAAAGGACCAAGGTCTTCTATCTAACTAGAAGAAAGTTGTAGTATAGTACTTTCACATTTTTGTCGTTATATATGAATGGAAAATATAGACTCTATGAAACATTTCGTTTTaattcagaaaaataaataaatatttaatcatTAATTTCTAATTTGTCCTAGTTTATTTTGGTAGGTAAAAGTAAGGTATAAAATTTATGATAAAAATGTTATTTGCATGTAAAAACCACTAGCCTCCATTTATGATTATATTGTACAAAATAAAGGACATATATAggtgtttatttaatttttacataAATACATAGAGACATATATACacgcatatatatataattgaaatcATATggggtatatatatattttgagctATTATTATTCACTGGCCTCCATATTTAGTATTTACACACATATAACGATAAAAGGGCGATGAGAACAGAAGAGTGATGATGTAAGACGAAAAAGTAATTAATTAGGATATCATCATCATGTGGTGAAACTCGTTGAAATCAAGGACACCGTTATGATCAGTGTCGAAGGCAGCAATCATGGCGACGCAATCATCATATGAGCTTTCAAGACCAAGTCGCTGCAGCATCCGTTGCAAACCCTTCGGGGTGATACTACCTGACGATGACGATGAAACCTCCGTGTTTTCCTTCTCCCACGCGAACATCTCAAAAGCTTTCCTCAGATCATCATCGTTGTTCATGCTCATGAGCTTCATGAAATCCTCAAAGTCCAACAAATGGTCGCCATCGGAGTCCAGGTCTTGGATGAGCCCTTGAGCTTCGTCGGGGGACAAGTAGTCTCCAATGGATCCGAAATAGGACCTGAGCTCAAAGGCAGAGATTTTTCCATCTCCGTTAGCATCAAAGTGACGGAAAACCTCCCTCATGGCTTCATTTTCTGTGTCTCTAGTAGTAGTTGGAGTTGTGCTTAGGTTTAGCGCCGTTAATGATGTTCGGTGGAGGCTACTACTACTTTTCTTGGAGAACCACTTGGATGGTTTCAGAATTCTTCTACTACTCTCGGCTGTTGCCATATAACTTGGAATTAAAGAAACTAAACTAGAGCTTTACTTTGAGGAGACTATTAGCTACAAATTGCATTCCTGACCAGAAAAGCAATCGTccctatatatatagatatatagataAAATAGATGTCTCGACAAAGATTACGCAACTTTGCTACATAGTGGGATCGAAGGAAACTGCATGGTTCCTTCCTGCGGAGGTCCcactaataattaataataagtgGTGGATATATATGGATACAAAAATGTTAGGtaacaaaattaaatatcaataaaaaattgtcaaaatttattattttttattttatataatatacTTTGCAAtagataaatattaaataagataaatttaaactatttaaactttttagttgtatttttaaaatattataatttttgtatcataattatactaaaaattattattaaaaatgttatttgtattttaaaaaataattattatatatttatatataaaatatataattaaatttatttttaatatatattttatattttaatatgtattatatattaataattaattttaataattaattttactgAATATATAAAAGATTTAATGTGGATAAGGATTACCCTTCGTCAACTACACTACACTAGTCTTCGTATTTGGTCTAACCCAATTACCGCTGCATGCTGATAGTTTTTAAGCCaacatttttgtttttgtttctacCAGACACAATAGAACAAGATAAAACAAGAGTTGAGATGGAACACATTTCGAAAAAATAAGGaagataatattttaatttactgAAATAGTTTCATGATATCATCCATTGTTaaaaactttttctttaatttcaaattgTTTGCCCATGGAATTTTTTTTCCATAATATCTTCTAATGATAcggaaataaaagataaataagaaaataaggattcaaacggaataaaaagatatattgaaattaaaataagaacaaaaaagataagttgaaattgagtacaaagagaatcactctactttctatccaatttcttgacgcaacaagaaagggactcctcaacctaacttgtcaacgccatagtttggaaattgaatcgaagggactcctcaaccttctattcaattccccgatgtaacaagagagggactcctcaacctcaattgtccacaccatggtttcatcacgaaaccaaaaaggggttttcaaacctctaaaaattctattctacgactacaatagctaaagaggtatttataacctcttattaggttaaaacaaagaaaaccctaaagcccataaacataaggcccaatctagtaattaaataaacaaaatcaaaatacattaaataaaatattctaaaaatgtaaactaaaatatcttctaaataactcttgaactcttcatatcacgaacatttgtaGCACGTATCATCTAATATGAcaagattaaattaaaaattaatttactttgaatcaagatttttatttaaggGTTAAAAAGATAGTCTCTTTTTAGGAAGAGTCATTCCGATGAACAATAATTTTACTGTGAATTCCAATACTAAAAATAGAGTATACGTACAAATAgatctttaaaaaaattttatattagatattttTGTCNNNNNNNNNNNNNNNNNNNNNNNNNNNNNNNNNNNNNNNNNNNNNNNNNNNNNNNNNNNNNNNNNNNNNNNNNNNNNNNNNNNNNNNNNNNNNNNNNNNNNNNNNNNNNNNNNNNNNNNNNNNNNNNNNNNNNNNNNNNNNNNNNNNNNNNNNNNNNNNNNNNNNNNNNNNNNNTTAggataaaaatttatatattttatttttataaaaattaaaaatctcaatgtaataaaaaaatttaacacgAAAACGTTAAACTTTCCTTAAAAAATCTGTTTGAATATATTTCCTGTATATTTGGCCCACGGTTTTTATTTCTGTCAGAACCAAAAATTTCAGGCTGAAGTTTCGAAGCAGTTCTCAATGGGCCTGGGACGGTGACATTTTGGCGGTGTTTGTTTATTGAGATAGGATAGTTATGTGGGGGATAACAACAAGAAAATATCTTTCACAACCACTCTTTCTAAATTTGGCATCTAATTGAATtggagaaataaaataagagaatCTATGTCATGAATTATCAAAAATAAATACAAGTCAGTCTATGGGAGTCACAATTTAATTGATCTTCAGTTTGTAATCCGAAACTAATAttgaatatatattaattaataacatGTGGAGAACCTTTATTTTatactataaaaatttattagacttgttacggcctggcccaaactcaCGCGGGTTAACCCGACCCGAGTTCCTGCCGGCCCAATAGTACGCCCTTCatccgacccggacacgcgtcccgtacggcttgcACGCGGCCATGAGACAGCGTCTTCGAGGGAATGGGCCTGACCACCGAAagggcccactactgacatgtatataagggggagactggctctccccccaaggtacgtcgCATTCTTACACTATTCCCCCCCACTTGCGCACATTCTGacaagggcgtcggagtgtctttgcaggtggtcCCCCTCCTCTACACgcgaagtgctcgggacctcgtATGCCCGGAACTAGGGAAGCACGACCAGACGAGCCTCTCCACCATACCCAGCATTGACCCCGGGTCCCAACCCGAACCGctcggtacccgacctaccgaacattggcgccgtctgtggggaacgCTCATGGATTTCGTGCTGGTCCAGACTGGGACAGGTTCCGAGGTAGCGCCTCCCATACTCGGGGGAGGCGCCGTCGCGACGGAATCCCGGCAACAGCAACGGTCACCCCCGAGGGATGCGACACAGACTcacgagagacgccccttcggggggacgggtgacaaccacgccaggataatgcaagaaCTACGCCATAGAATGCAGGATTTAGAGCGCCGGCTAGCAGAAAGAGAGCGCGACCAACGCTCCCCAGAACGGAGCCCCACCCGTTTTCGTTCGAGGAGCCGCTCGAGGCGCACGCCGAGCCCCCAGTAAGAGTCAGAGAGCACTGGGGGGCGAGTACGCCCCAGAAGGAGAAGTCGCGACCCCATCATCTACGCCCGACACGAAAGGCGGCGCGCGTCAAAC carries:
- the LOC107641683 gene encoding probable calcium-binding protein CML41, with product MATAESSRRILKPSKWFSKKSSSSLHRTSLTALNLSTTPTTTRDTENEAMREVFRHFDANGDGKISAFELRSYFGSIGDYLSPDEAQGLIQDLDSDGDHLLDFEDFMKLMSMNNDDDLRKAFEMFAWEKENTEVSSSSSGSITPKGLQRMLQRLGLESSYDDCVAMIAAFDTDHNGVLDFNEFHHMMMIS
- the LOC107641682 gene encoding probable pectate lyase 4, whose product is MATILLAIVIATLFTANPISCAKQSKITGMKMNVIDQCWRLNPQWRSHRSQLANCSIGYAGKMMNNIGNDLVYYEVTDPSDDPINPKPGTLRYGASMIQQKVWITFKSDMKITLAKPLLISSFTAIDGRGTNVHVANNACFMIFKATNVIIHSIRIHHCKSQAPGLVVGPNGKVISLGQVDGDAIRLVTASKIWIDHNTLHDCEDGLLDVTRGSTDVTISNNWFRNQDKVMLLGHDDGYIRDRNMKVTVVYNHFGPNCNQRMPRIRHGYAHVANNLYQGWMQYAIGGSKEPSLKSQSNLFIAPKSGNKEVTWRKGSNENGDRWEFHSVGDVFENGASFTATEGGRVPKPNYSEEQRFKVLDAKSVRFLTKSSGVLRCTNKKSIC